One genomic segment of Mus pahari chromosome 4, PAHARI_EIJ_v1.1, whole genome shotgun sequence includes these proteins:
- the Amigo1 gene encoding amphoterin-induced protein 1, whose translation MQPQRDLRGLWLLLLSVFLLLFEVARAGRSVVSCPTNCLCASNILSCSKQQLPNVPQSLPSYTALLDLSHNNLSRLRAEWTPTRLTNLHSLLLSHNHLNFISSEAFVPVPNLRYLDLSSNHLHTLDEFLFSDLQALEVLLLYNNHIVVVDRNAFEDMAQLQKLYLSQNQISRFPVELIKDGNKLPKLMLLDLSSNKLKKLPLSDLQKLPAWVKNGLYLHNNPLECDCKLYQLFSHWQYRQLSSVMDFQEDLYCMHSKKLHNVFSMDFFNCSEYKESAWEAHLGDTLTIRCDTKQQGMTKVWVTPSNEQVLSQGSNGTVSVKNGDLFFDKVQVEDGGVYTCYAMGETFNETLSVELKVYNFTLHGHHDTLNTAYTTLVGCILSVVLVLIYLYLTPCRCWCRGVEKPSSHQGDSLSSSMLSTTPNHDPMAGGDKDDGFDRRVAFLEPAGPGQGQNGKLKPGNTLPVPEATGKGQRRMSDPESVSSVFSDTPIVV comes from the coding sequence ATGCAACCCCAGCGTGACCTGCgaggcctctggctcctgctgctCTCCGTGTTCCTGCTTCTCTTTGAGGTAGCCAGGGCCGGCCGGTCTGTGGTTAGTTGTCCCACCAACTGCCTGTGCGCCAGCAACATCCTCAGCTGCTCCAAGCAGCAGCTGCCCAATGTGCCCCAATCTTTGCCCAGCTACACAGCACTGCTGGATCTCAGCCACAACAACTTGAGCCGGCTGCGGGCCGAGTGGACCCCCACCCGGCTGACCAACCTGCACTCCCTGCTGCTGAGCCACAACCACCTAAACTTCATCTCCTCCGAGGCCTTCGTCCCTGTCCCCAACCTTAGGTACCTGGACCTCTCCTCCAACCATCTCCACACGCTGGATGAGTTCCTGTTCAGCGACTTGCAGGCGCTGGAAGTGCTGTTGCTCTACAATAACCACATTGTGGTGGTGGACCGGAATGCCTTCGAGGACATGGCCCAGCTGCAGAAACTCTACTTAAGCCAGAATCAGATCTCTCGCTTTCCTGTGGAGCTGATCAAGGATGGGAACAAATTACCCAAACTGATGCTCTTGGATCTGTCCTCCAACAAGCTGAAGAAGTTGCCCCTGAGTGACCTGCAGAAATTGCCAGCCTGGGTCAAGAATGGGTTGTACCTGCATAACAACCCCCTGGAGTGCGACTGCAAGCTCTACCAGCTCTTTTCACACTGGCAGTACCGGCAGCTGAGCTCTGTGATGGACTTCCAGGAGGATCTGTACTGCATGCACTCCAAAAAGCTGCACAACGTCTTCAGCATGGATTTCTTCAATTGCAGCGAGTACAAGGAAAGTGCCTGGGAGGCTCACCTGGGAGACACCTTGACCATCAGGTGTGACACCAAACAGCAAGggatgaccaaagtgtgggtgaCCCCAAGCAATGAGCAGGTGCTAAGTCAGGGGTCCAATGGCACGGTGAGCGTGAAGAATGGCGACCTTTTTTTTGATAAGGTGCAGGTTGAGGATGGGGGTGTGTATACCTGTTATGCCATGGGGGAGACTTTCAACGAGACACTGTCTGTGGAGTTGAAAGTGTATAACTTCACCTTGCACGGACACCATGACACCCTCAACACAGCCTACACAACCCTGGTGGGCTGTATCCTCAGTGTGGTTCTGGTCCTCATATACTTGTACCTCACCCCTTGCCGCTGCTGGTGTCGGGGTGTGGAGAAGCCTTCCAGCCATCAAGGAGATAGCCTCAGCTCTTCTATGCTCAGTACCACACCCAACCATGACCCTATGGCTGGTGGGGACAAAGATGATGGTTTTGACCGGCGGGTGGCCTTCCTGGAACCTGCTGGACCCGGGCAGGGTCAAAATGGCAAACTCAAGCCAGGCAACACTCTGCCGGTGCCCGAAGCTACAGGCAAGGGCCAACGGAGGATGTCCGATCCAGAGTCGGTCAGCTCGGTCTTTTCTGATACACCCATTGTGGTGTGA